One Pocillopora verrucosa isolate sample1 chromosome 10, ASM3666991v2, whole genome shotgun sequence genomic window carries:
- the LOC131776161 gene encoding ATP synthase lipid-binding protein, mitochondrial, producing the protein MFSCSKFTSPVARSIVGNGRALSRPLSTAIRPQSQALAMNVQSTPKNIFNLSRAVVSSHFPSIQKDNVQMKAFPSSPMLSVACRGFQTSSQVQDVDSAAKFIGAGAATVGVAGSGAGIGTVFGSLIIGYARNPSLKQQLFSYAILGFALSEAMGLFCLMMAFLILFAL; encoded by the exons ATGTTTTCTTGCAGTAAATTTACCTCCCCAGTCGCTAGGAGTATT GTTGGCAATGGTCGCGCACTATCGCGGCCGCTCTCTACGGCCATTCGTCCCCAGTCACAAGCTTTGGCAATG aATGTTCAATCCACGCCAAA GAATATCTTTAATTTGTCTCGTGCTGTCGTGTCAAGTCATTTTCCTA GTATCCAAAAAGATAATGTTCAAATGAAG gctTTCCCTTCCTCTCCAATGTTATCTGTGGCCTGCCGAGGTTTTCAGACAAGTTCTCAGGTACAGGATGTTGATTCTGCTGCTAAATTCATTGGTGCTGGAGCAGCTACTGTCGGTGTTGCAG GCAGTGGAGCTGGTATTGGTACAGTGTTTGGCAGTCTGATCATCGGTTATGCCAGGAATCCTTCCCTGAAGCAACAGCTCTTCTCATATGCCATTCTTGGCTTTGCTTTGTCTGAAGCTATGGGTCTTTTCTGCTTGATGATGGCATTTTTAATCCTGTTTGCCTTGTAA
- the LOC131776160 gene encoding uncharacterized protein, which produces MKTYSIVDIYNAMDKYENMPYVEIYPKEPDAKKMRELIDKRRADVERELEEADGTKKYSWPVALHRVRDCYAGNFPEDVNTFYMLRHCSIEDIKKVVDEYDGKAIEVFSDQSKSIDKKVLLHRADIQKKYNDALTSPSTLYKCSKEKAQESLKNCYSVAHDHLDLRAYNSCYTCRYEPDFCIFKLHNIVSWNDIKLLQVSKYPAEGPGSEELRNSIERHRADLEKEYQNFCNSEKSRLPVHKYSHEEAERRVRDCFASAFPGDSDVLPTKEDQSGMPKFFQTFDIFDIKQSLDYFDAKKLLEKYPEKGHISDEIKKRVDEHRERILREYEIATTNVEIEHGSGFVISDHFILTNRHVIETCLYQKGFEIRISNAAIGELHCEVVHSDPGKDLALLYCPDLNSHQSRISPLQLSTQPLLPGMQIFSFGYPISHTEETALFVNGNVSGSKRKLYNHSMAVLNCSLNSGNSGGPVLSWVDGEVRVVGIATQKHFKHILSQDERIAIKNIRESLQTQAITDVPEYEIDRKITKQIPISCQVSLHLLTLKLYDALETHSQFNLSNALPGDLVVEFIKNFIPKYEGENKEELIKVCELSQ; this is translated from the coding sequence ATGAAAACATACAGCATTGTTGATATTTACAACGCAATGGATAAGTATGAAAACATGCCCTACGTTGAAATATATCCCAAAGAGCCTGACGCGAAGAAGATGAGAGAGTTGATTGATAAACGAAGAGCTGACGTTGAAAGAGAGTTGGAGGAAGCTGATGGTACAAAAAAGTATTCCTGGCCTGTTGCGCTGCATCGAGTTAGGGATTGCTATGCTGGGAACTTTCCAGAGGATGTAAACACTTTTTATATGCTTAGACATTGTAGTATCGAGGACATTAAGAAAGTTGTTGACGAGTATGATGGAAAAGCCATAGAAGTATTTAGTGACCAAAGCAAAAGCATAGACAAGAAAGTCCTTTTACATAGGGCTGACATTCAAAAGAAGTACAACGATGCTCTCACTTCTCCCAGCACTCTCTACAAATGTAGTAAAGAAAAAGCACAGGAAAGTTTAAAGAATTGTTACTCTGTTGCCCATGATCATCTGGATCTCAGAGCTTACAACAGTTGCTACACATGTCGTTATGAACCTGATTTCTGTATTTTTAAACTTCATAATATAGTTAGTTGGAATGATATCAAATTGCTGCAGGTTAGCAAATACCCTGCTGAAGGACCTGGTTCTGAAGAGCTGAGGAATTCAATTGAAAGACACAGGGCAGATTTAGAGAAAGAATATCAGAACTTTTGTAACAGTGAAAAATCCAGGCTACCAGTTCATAAATATTCTCATGAAGAGGCAGAGCGCCGTGTTAGAGATTGTTTTGCTAGTGCCTTTCCTGGGGATAGTGATGTATTACCCACAAAGGAGGATCAGAGTGGAATGCCAAAGTTCTTCcaaacttttgatatttttgacaTAAAACAATCTCTGGATTATTTTGATGCCAAAAAGTTGCTTGAAAAGTATCCAGAAAAGGGACACATAtctgatgaaataaagaaacgtGTTGATGAACACAGAGAACGTATTCTAAGGGAATATGAGATTGCCACTACCAATGTTGAAATTGAGCATGGTTCTGGATTTGTCATCAGTGACCACTTTATACTTACCAACAGGCATGTGATTGAAACCTGTCTATATCAAAAAGGCTTTGAAATTCGCATTTCCAATGCAGCCATTGGTGAATTACACTGTGAGGTTGTTCACAGTGATCCTGGTAAGGATCTTGCATTACTGTATTGTCCAGATCTCAATTCACATCAAAGTAGAATTTCTCCATTGCAGTTGTCAACTCAGCCATTGCTGCCAGGAATgcagatattttcttttggttatcCTATTAGTCACACTGAAGAAACTGCTCTTTTTGTGAATGGAAATGTTTCTGGTTCAAAGAGGAAGCTATATAACCATTCAATGGCAGTATTGAACTGCTCACTGAATTCTGGCAATTCAGGGGGTCCAGTTCTGTCCTGGGTAGATGGTGAGGTAAGGGTAGTTGGCATTGCAACTcagaaacattttaaacatattttatcACAGGATGAAAGGAttgcaattaaaaatattaGAGAATCATTGCAAACCCAAGCTATTACTGATGTGCCAGAGTATGAAATAGatagaaaaataacaaaacaaatccCCATATCCTGTCAGGTTTCACTCCATCTGCTGACATTAAAACTGTACGATGCTTTGGAAACACATTCTCAATTCAATTTGAGCAATGCATTGCCTGGAGACTTGGTGGTTGAATTTATCAAAAACTTCATCCCTAAATATGAAGGGGAGAATAAAGAAGAGTTGATCAAGGTCTGTGAATTGTCTCAGTGA
- the LOC131776226 gene encoding uncharacterized protein, which produces MNSHLSSQSRPDTEFPRVYNSDVLGNKGRKVLDACVKVKIYGKPETRRYDRGTAWKLFRGCYVHQIGVANTEFSPAKSETYSIVDIYNAMDKYENMPYVEIYPREGPGSEKTRELIDKRRADVERELEEARINPNGRKMYSWPVAQHRVRDCYAGSFPEDKCPFPGPEPFTIKDIKDVVDRCDRIAIEVFSDQSNSIDEKLRSHRAEIQKKYYDALASPGSLNKCSHKEALESLKKCYSVADHEKVMLSSDNSCYSCPNVLDFCIFKLYNLLCSNDIKVLQELIKYPAEGPGSEELKNSIKRHRADLEKEYQNFCNREKSRLPVHKYSQEEAQCRVRDCFASAIHGDSDVFPTKKDQSGMPKFFQTFDIFDIKQSLDYFDTKKYLEKYPENGHISDEKKEGVDKQRADILRKYEIATTNKEIEHGSGFVISDHFILTNKHVIQTYLNKEASEIRISNAAIGELHCEVAQSDPGKDLALLYCPDLNLQESGICPLQLSTQPLLPGVQIFSFGYPLSHREETALFVNGNVSGSKRTPSGHSTVVLNCSLNSGNSGGPVLSWVYDEVRVVGIATQKHFKEILTLDEINAVENIRKSLETRIISDVLEHDVTVPFGRGNHNPLQDSLNLLTLKLYDALETHSQFNLSNALPGDLVVEFIKRVIPEYNGVHKEELIKVVELSQ; this is translated from the coding sequence ATGAATAGTCATCTCTCCTCTCAATCTCGACCAGACACAGAATTTCCAAGAGTGTACAACAGTGATGTGCTAGGAAACAAAGGAAGGAAAGTTTTGGATGCCTGTGTGAAGGTTAAGATTTACGGCAAACCAGAAACACGCAGATATGATCGCGGAACAGCATGGAAACTATTTCGGGGATGTTATGTGCATCAAATAGGAGTAGCGAACACAGAATTTTCTCCAGCCAAATCCGAAACATACAGCATCGTTGATATTTACAACGCAATGGATAAGTATGAGAACATGCCCTACGTTGAAATTTACCCCAGAGAGGGACCCGGCTCGGAGAAGACGAGAGAGTTGATTGATAAACGAAGAGCTGACGTTGAAAGAGAGTTGGAGGAAGCTAGAATTAAcccaaatggaagaaaaatgtaTTCCTGGCCTGTTGCACAGCACCGAGTTAGAGATTGCTATGCTGGGAGCTTTCCAGAGGATAAATGCCCTTTTCCAGGTCCTGAACCTTTCACCATTAAGGACATTAAAGATGTTGTTGATCGCTGTGATAGAATAGCCATTGAAGTATTTAGTGACCAAAGCAACAGCATAGATGAGAAACTCCGTTCACACAGGGCTGAAATTCAAAAGAAGTACTATGATGCTCTCGCTTCTCCTGGCTCTCTCAACAAATGTAGTCATAAAGAAGCACTGGAAAGTTTAAAGAAATGTTACTCTGTTGCTGATCATGAGAAGGTCATGCTTAGTAGTGATAATAGTTGCTACAGTTGTCCTAATGTGTTGGATTTCtgtatttttaaactttataaTTTACTTTGCTCGAATGATATCAAAGTGCTGCAAGAGCTTATCAAATACCCTGCTGAAGGACCTGGTTCTGAGGAGCTGAAGAATTCAATTAAAAGACACAGGGCAGATTTAGAGAAAGAGTATCAGAACTTTTGTAACCGTGAAAAATCCAGGCTACCAGTTCATAAATATTCTCAAGAAGAGGCACAGTGCCGTGTTAGAGATTGTTTTGCTAGTGCCATTCATGGGGATAGTGATGTATTTCCCACAAAGAAAGATCAGAGTGGAATGCCAAAGTTCTTCcaaacttttgatatttttgacataaaacaatctttggattattttgatACCAAAAAGTATCTTGAAAAGTATCCAGAAAACGGACACATatctgatgaaaaaaaggaaggtgTTGACAAACAGAGAGCAGATATTCTAAGAAAATATGAGATTGCCACTACCAATAAGGAAATTGAGCATGGTTCTGGATTTGTCATCAGCGACCACTTTATACTTACCAACAAGCATGTGATTCAAACCTACCTGAATAAAGAAGCCTCTGAAATTCGCATTTCCAATGCAGCCATTGGTGAATTACATTGTGAGGTTGCTCAAAGTGATCCAGGTAAAGATTTGGCATTACTGTATTGTCCAGATCTTAATTTACAAGAAAGTGGAATTTGTCCATTGCAGTTGTCAACCCAACCATTGCTGCCAGGAGTgcagatattttcttttggttatcCCCTGAGTCACAGAGAAGAAACCGCTCTTTTTGTGAATGGAAATGTCTCTGGTTCAAAGAGGACACCATCAGGCCATTCTACGGTAGTGTTGAACTGCTCACTGAATTCTGGGAATTCAGGAGGTCCAGTTCTTTCCTGGGTATATGATGAGGTTAGAGTAGTTGGCATTGCAACtcagaaacattttaaagagatTTTAACACTGGATGAAATTAATGCAGTGGAAAATATTAGAAAGTCATTGGAAACCCGAATTATTTCTGATGTGTTAGAACATGATGTAACAGTCCCCTTTGGTAGAGGAAACCACAACCCCCTTCAGGATTCATTAAATCTGCTCACATTAAAACTGTATGATGCATTGGAAACACATTCTCAATTCAATTTAAGCAATGCATTACCTGGAGATTTGGTGGTTGAGTTTATCAAAAGGGTCATCCCTGAATACAATGGAGTGCATAAAGAAGAGTTGATCAAGGTTGTTGAATTGTCTCAGTGA
- the LOC131776227 gene encoding uncharacterized protein, which translates to MGSCFSTQSPPDKVDNNDVLGNKGRKVLDACVKVKIYGKPETRRYDGLRALQLFHGCYMHTIGVGYKDFLPAEPNDKAEKTYSIIDIYKAMVKYENMPYVEIYPEGPDAKKMKELIDKRRADVERELEEARINPDGRKMYSWTVAQHRVRNCYAGNFPEDFGITGFFAPEPNSIKNIKDIVDLCDEKAIEVFSDQSKSIDKKALSHRADIQKKYQDALASPGTLYKYSEEEAQESLKNCYSDAAHRCFVSRDCHACGFGNPDFCIFKLYNAVSRYDVSLLPISKYPAEGPGSEELRNLIERHRTDLEKEYQIFCNSEESRQLVDKYSREEAERRVRDCFANAFPGDSDVFPTKNDQSGMPKIYQTFDIFDIKQSLDYFDAKKFLEKYPEKGHISDEIKKRVEQREHILREYEIATTNVEIEHGSGFVISDHFILTNRHVIETCLYQKGFEIHISNAAIGELLCEVVHSDPGKDLALLYCPDLNLHQSGISPLQLSTQSLLPGMQIFSFGYPMSHTEETALFVNGNVSGSKRILFNHSMAVLNCSLNSGNSGGPVLSWVDGEVRVVGITTQKHFKEILTLDEMNAIENIRKSLQTRTISDVKECDLNFLSRGAPIEEIPKSCHVSLHLLTLKLYDALKTHSQFNLSNALPADLVVEFIRNFIPEYKGEHKEELIKVIELSQ; encoded by the coding sequence ATGGGTAGTTGTTTCTCCACTCAATCCCCACCCGACAAGGTGGACAACAATGATGTGCTAGGAAACAAGGGAAGAAAAGTTTTGGATGCCTGTGTGAAGGTTAAGATTTACGGCAAACCAGAAACACGCAGATATGATGGCCTAAGAGCACTGCAGCTATTTCATGGATGCTATATGCATACAATCGGAGTAGGATACAAAGACTTTCTGCCAGCCGAACCCAATGATAAGGCAGAGAAAACATACAGCATTATTGATATTTACAAGGCAATGGTTAAGTATGAAAACATGCCCTATGTTGAAATATATCCCGAAGGGCCTGAcgcaaagaagatgaaagagTTGATTGATAAACGAAGAGCTGACGTTGAAAGAGAGTTGGAGGAAGCTAGAATTAACCcagatggaagaaaaatgtaTTCCTGGACTGTTGCACAGCACCGAGTTAGAAATTGCTATGCTGGGAACTTTCCTGAGGATTTCGGTATCACTGGTTTTTTTGCTCCTGAACCTAACAGTATCAAGAACATTAAAGATATTGTTGATTTGTGTGATGAAAAAGCCATTGAAGTATTTAGTGACCAAAGCAAAAGCATAGACAAGAAAGCCCTTTCACACAGGGCTGACATTCAAAAGAAGTACCAGGATGCTCTCGCTTCTCCTGGCACTCTCTACAAATATAGTGAAGAAGAAGCACAGGAAAGTTTAAAGAATTGTTACTCTGATGCTGCTCATCGATGTTTTGTTAGTCGTGATTGCCACGCATGTGGATTTGGTAATCCTGATTTCtgtatttttaaactttataaTGCAGTTAGCAGGTATGATGTCAGCTTGCTGCCAATTAGCAAATACCCTGCTGAAGGACCTGGTTCTGAAGAGCTGAGGAATTTAATTGAAAGGCACAGGACAGATTTAGAGAAAGAGTATCAGATTTTTTGTAACAGTGAAGAATCCAGGCAGCTAGTTGATAAATATTCTCGTGAAGAGGCAGAGCGTCGTGTTCGAGATTGTTTCGCCAATGCCTTTCCTGGGGATAGTGATGTATTTCCCACAAAGAATGATCAGAGTGGAATGCCAAAGATCTACcaaacttttgatatttttgacaTAAAACAATCTCTGGATTATTTTGATGCTAAAAAGTTTCTTGAAAAGTATCCAGAAAAGGGACACATAtctgatgaaataaagaaacgtGTTGAACAGAGAGAACATATTCTAAGGGAATATGAGATTGCCACTACCAATGTTGAAATTGAGCATGGTTCTGGATTTGTCATCAGTGACCACTTTATACTTACTAACAGGCATGTGATTGAAACCTGTCTATATCAAAAAGGCTTTGAAATTCACATTTCCAATGCAGCCATTGGTGAATTACTCTGTGAGGTTGTTCACAGTGATCCTGGTAAGGATCTTGCATTACTGTATTGTCCAGATCTCAATTTACATCAAAGTGGAATTTCTCCATTGCAGTTGTCAACTCAGTCGTTGCTGCCAGGAATgcagatattttcttttggttatcCCATGAGTCACACTGAAGAAACTGCTCTTTTTGTGAATGGAAATGTTTCTGGTTCAAAGAGGATCCTATTTAACCATTCAATGGCAGTATTGAACTGCTCACTGAATTCTGGCAATTCAGGAGGTCCAGTTCTGTCCTGGGTAGATGGTGAGGTAAGGGTAGTTGGCATCACAACtcagaaacattttaaagagatTTTAACACTGGATGAAATGAatgcaattgaaaatattagaaaatcattGCAAACCCGCACTATTTCTGATGTGAAAGAATGTGATCTAAATTTCCTCTCTCGTGGAGCCCCTATTGAAGAAATCCCCAAGTCCTGTCATGTTTCACTGCATCTGCTGACATTAAAACTGTACGATGCTTTGAAAACACATTCTCAATTCAATTTAAGCAATGCATTGCCTGCAGATTTGGTGGTTGAGTTTATCAGAAACTTCATCCCTGAATACAAAGGGGAGCATAAAGAAGAGTTGATCAAGGTCATTGAGTTGTCTCAGTAA
- the LOC131776250 gene encoding uncharacterized protein has product MSDYCTCRPNIAFNNFPFGDVLGSEGRKALNACVKVKIYGKPEVRRYDVFSARERFCRCYVRQKGLNSLDVDNEFEITLNTDENTKTYNIVAIHNALVKFDNMPYVEIYPKLGTGSDEIKKLIDKRRADVKKEWNEAKANPDGRQKYSLAVAQRRVKDCYAGNFPSNKWLLHPSSFKESFSIKDIYDSVQHRDGRILETCCYQNRDVYEQISELRADVETKYNESAASTGTLHKYTKEEAQQLLQKCYSGRDGPPKERNGKVFYGCDICGIKPLVCIFEIHDALCKYDDEMQQFHKYPEQGPGSDELKRSIDAHRADLKEEYENFRKDGESRPPACKYSYSEAKRRVGDCYASTGPGIVDLFLQKKDQVGMPRIYQTFDIFDIKTSLDYFDTKLFLEKYPDKGHITDELKREIEENRASIAHEYKEATAIDEIEHGSGFIIQDHFVLTNRHVIDTYLDDEHSYEIRFSNESIGELSCKVAHVDPGKDLALLYCPDLNLQESGICPLQLSTQPLLPGMQIFSFGYPMSHTEETALFVNGNVSGSKRTLSGHSKAVLNCSLNSGNSGGPVLSWVDGEVRVVGIATQKHFKEILTLDEINTIEDIRESLQTHTISDVQERDVNYLSHGFFPRGIPTSCHISLHLLTLKLYDALETHSQFNLSNALPGDLVVEFIKNFIPECNGERKEELIKVVELSH; this is encoded by the coding sequence ATGAGTGACTATTGCACTTGTCGACCAAACATCGCCTTTAACAACTTTCCTTTCGGTGATGTGTTGGGTAGTGAAGGAAGAAAAGCGCTGAATGCCTGTGTGAAAGTCAAGATTTACGGCAAACCCGAAGTTCGGAGATATGACGTATTCTCAGCGCGGGAGCGATTTTGCCGTTGTTATGTTAGGCAAAAGGGACTAAATTCACTAGATGTCGACAACGAATTTGAAATAACGTTAAATACTGATGAAAATACGAAAACTTACAATATCGTTGCTATTCACAACGCACTTGTTAAGTTTGATAACATGCCTTACGTCGAGATATACCCAAAATTAGGAACCGGCTCTGATGAGATAAAAAAGTTGATTGACAAAAGGAGAGCTGACGTGAAAAAAGAGTGGAATGAAGCTAAAGCTAATCCAGATGGAAGACAGAAATATTCTTTGGCTGTTGCCCAGCGCCGAGTTAAAGATTGTTATGCAGGAAACTTTCCATCGAACAAATGGTTGTTGCACCCTTCTAGCTTTAAGGAATCTTTCAGCATCAAGGACATTTATGATTCAGTGCAGCACAGAGATGGAAGGATTCTGGAAACATGCTGTTATCAGAATAGAGACGTGTACGAGCAAATCAGTGAACTCAGAGCTGATGTTGAAACCAAGTATAACGAATCTGCTGCTTCTACTGGAACTCTCCACAAATATACCAAAGAAGAAGCACAACAACTTTTGCAAAAATGTTACTCTGGTAGAGATGGCCCCCCAAAAGAACGTAACGGAAAAGTTTTTTATGGTTGTGACATATGTGGAATTAAACCTTTGGTGtgtatttttgaaattcatgATGCTCTTTGCAAATATGACGATGAAATGCAGCAGTTTCACAAATATCCTGAACAAGGACCTGGATCTGATGAACTAAAGAGATCAATTGATGCACACAGAGCTGACTTGAAAGAGGAGTACGAGAACTTTCGTAAGGATGGTGAATCCAGGCCACCAGCTTGCAAGTATTCATATAGTGAGGCGAAACGTCGAGTTGGAGATTGTTATGCCAGTACCGGTCCTGGCATTGTTGACTTATTTCTCCAAAAGAAAGATCAGGTTGGAATGCCAAGGATTTACCAAACTTTTGATATATTTGACATAAAAACATCTCTAGATTATTTTGACACAAAATTGTTTCTGGAAAAGTATCCAGACAAAGGACATATTACTGATGAATTAAAAAGAGAGATTGAAGAAAACAGAGCTAGCATTGCACATGAGTACAAGGAAGCCACAGCTATTGATGAAATTGAGCATGGCTCTGGATTTATCATCCAAGATCACTTTGTACTCACTAACAGGCATGTGATTGATACCTATCTAGATGATGAACATAGTTATGAAATTCGCTTTTCCAATGAATCCATTGGTGAACTGTCATGCAAGGTTGCTCATGTTGATCCAGGTAAAGATTTGGCATTACTGTATTGTCCAGATCTTAATTTACAAGAAAGTGGAATTTGTCCATTGCAGTTGTCAACCCAGCCATTGCTGCCAGGAATgcagatattttcttttggttatcCCATGAGTCACACTGAAGAAACTGCTCTTTTTGTGAATGGAAATGTTTCTGGTTCAAAGAGGACCTTATCAGGCCATTCAAAGGCAGTATTGAACTGCTCACTGAATTCTGGCAATTCAGGGGGTCCAGTTCTGTCTTGGGTAGATGGTGAGGTAAGGGTAGTTGGCATTGCAACtcagaaacatttcaaagagATTTTAACACTGGATGAAATTAATACAATTGAAGATATTAGAGAATCATTGCAAACCCACACCATTTCTGATGTGCAAGAACGTGATGTAAATTACCTCTCTCATGGATTCTTTCCTAGAGGAATCCCCACTTCCTGTCATATTTCACTGCATCTGCTGACATTAAAACTGTACGATGCTTTGGAAACACATTCTCAATTCAATTTAAGTAATGCATTACCTGGAGATTTGGTGGTTGAGTTTATCAAAAACTTCATCCCTGAATGCAATGGAGAGCGTAAAGAAGAGTTGATCAAGGTTGTTGAATTGTCTCATTGA